From the Clostridium putrefaciens genome, one window contains:
- a CDS encoding DUF2953 domain-containing protein, which produces MFIKALIIFSFLIILAFIPIPLRISLEVKNKKVHIKLFNKSINLHKEKKQSLPKGIKSNKIKYFNLLNRYKSSNFKSNIFIDTYIEYGCNDASLTAISYGTLNSFFYILYPLLQNIFKIKHYNFKIVPNFNKNILHLKTKCIIYINMAQVISILFMYRKSIKEVKAKE; this is translated from the coding sequence ATGTTTATTAAAGCTTTAATTATATTTTCTTTTTTAATTATACTTGCGTTTATACCCATTCCCTTAAGAATAAGCCTAGAAGTAAAAAATAAAAAGGTTCATATTAAATTATTTAACAAATCTATTAATTTACACAAAGAAAAAAAACAAAGTTTACCTAAAGGTATTAAATCTAATAAGATAAAATATTTTAATCTTTTAAACAGATATAAATCCTCTAATTTTAAAAGTAATATATTTATAGATACTTATATAGAATATGGATGTAATGATGCTTCACTTACTGCTATATCCTACGGTACCTTGAACTCATTTTTTTATATACTATATCCCTTATTACAAAATATATTTAAGATAAAACATTACAATTTTAAAATAGTGCCAAATTTCAATAAAAACATTTTACACTTAAAAACAAAGTGCATAATTTACATAAATATGGCACAAGTTATTAGTATACTTTTTATGTATAGGAAATCAATTAAGGAGGTGAAAGCTAAAGAGTGA
- the ytfJ gene encoding GerW family sporulation protein, whose protein sequence is MIMENHPIDNLMKTTMENIRDMVDVNTIVGDTIETKDGSVILPISTVSFGFASGGSEFLPTCKKNSGDDTTNFPFGGGSGAGVSIKPVAFLVLRDDCLRLLSVDQDNTYDKIVDTVPQVIDMMKDLLNNKKCQEK, encoded by the coding sequence ATCATTATGGAAAATCATCCTATTGACAATTTAATGAAAACTACTATGGAAAACATTCGAGATATGGTAGATGTAAACACTATAGTCGGTGATACAATTGAAACGAAAGATGGTAGTGTTATATTACCTATTTCAACAGTATCTTTTGGGTTTGCTTCAGGTGGATCTGAATTTTTACCTACCTGCAAAAAAAACAGTGGGGACGATACAACCAATTTCCCTTTTGGAGGTGGTTCAGGGGCTGGAGTATCCATTAAACCTGTGGCATTCTTAGTTTTAAGAGATGATTGCTTAAGGTTACTATCCGTAGATCAAGATAATACCTATGATAAGATAGTAGATACTGTTCCGCAGGTAATAGACATGATGAAAGACTTATTAAATAACAAAAAGTGTCAAGAAAAATAA